A part of Synchiropus splendidus isolate RoL2022-P1 chromosome 19, RoL_Sspl_1.0, whole genome shotgun sequence genomic DNA contains:
- the LOC128751272 gene encoding zinc finger CCCH domain-containing protein 7B-like isoform X3, with protein sequence MTSVEESEKESKLSWSEGKREFAASERRLQVTICLQSSSPRRGEFNGREARMDSLRHKRKTDISKSLAFIQLSLPYPEPADFKDFLVQLVHNLLEEGSDLITDGDLKEAEKEFSEGLDVSAYALAQGVEIPPVLLESLHVNRAGAHHRLKEYDKAVKDCDEALRLNRESRNALYRKAACLRDMGRLREAYNCATECLLLNRLDKEVNILAQKLAIQLGLKTRKPYISSKVPGSHFGHDSGPPENVSAAGGSSSGDTSIRTLTDDFSSASVLPAPPPPAVSPPPASDKTVPSAESDLIGDDLDTLLDCYPAEQTEPGVTSSSFCAPIHVMPTCLPAPSPQLPPAFFPSAVSQLNSLDSPAVGAETTLDALDDLLPSQSLDSLDDFSPISLEAGRFTPAPLEGLDSLDSLCDASPSSKVRGSGEAKDLTVLLSQLGPVEKAPDVELGCMNGGAVHQLDMFDTDVSAGVTTLDTLSDFGPSGVSAIPAAASNTTLNTAAEAKHPLARTHEFLQACVACFPREGQGVHTFVHKPNLVHNCERDILLCRRKSPVPAKWTRIREIPTWTSFTGPFVLCRDLIASGDLGLCKYGEDCTFAFSQLEIDVWTAERKGALNRQLLFQLAAPARDPIGNVVRLLQENKGTFIFVCKECFDGKPRIISKRLKANPSVCSNLDVHHNFDANKCLAFVVRTTTVNYKKVRPLNVMCHLDICHKAVRFGCQHEDQCRFAHSTIELKTWRVQRSTGISPEEIVRVAANFYESAERKQKANFAATNTGNRKAGGATRKSLNMKMKFVCGQCWRDGRITEPDRILKYCSAKARHLWNRERQILMVRSLHETKWAQVRPLPHSSKNFPAQYELCTRILERNRCTVPNCTFAHSPEERDMWMYMKSNDLHDMQQMYNMWLSLSTQSQPAEGAAHPPPNMEEKYIMMPTDNMEPSSGFHCRLCGKYSNSERQWQQHISTEKHKDRVFSCEGEEEALTWSYRFPGKQLELCPKLGGHCPDGVSCDFAHSTEELQEWRERRDFLRRKLDRAREELLIMPDEFDFGKYNYLLKS encoded by the exons ATTGTCCCTGCCATACCCCGAACCCGCTGACTTCAAG GACTTCCTGGTCCAGTTAGTGCACAACCTGCTGGAGGAAGGCAGCGACCTGATCACGGATGGAGACCTGAAGGAGGCGGAGAAAGAGTTCAGCGAAGGGCTGGATGTTTCTGCTTATGCCTTGGCGCAGGGGGTCGAGATTCCACCAGTTCTCCTGGAGAGTCTCCACGTCAACCGAGCGGGCGCTCACCACCGCCTG aaAGAGTACGACAAGGCAGTGAAGGACTGTGATGAGGCTCTGCGGCTCAACAGGGAGAGTCGCAACGCTCTCTACAGGAAGGCTGCGTGTCTTAGGGACATGGGACGTCTGAGGGAGGCGTACAACTGCGCCACCGAGTGCCTGCTGCTGAACCGTCTG GACAAAGAAGTGAACATTCTGGCGCAGAAACTCGCCATCCAACTTGGTCTGAAGACTAGAAAGCCCTACATCAGTTCCAAG gtGCCTGGCTCGCACTTTGGACACGACAGTGGTCCGCCAGAGAAtgtctctgctgcaggtgggtCTTCATCTGGAGACACTTCCATCAGAACCCTGACGGATGACTTCTCTTCAGCGAGTGTGCTGCCCGCCCCCCCGCCGCCCGCTGTCTCCCCCCCCCCGGCGTCCGACAAGACGGTCCCGTCGGCTGAATCGGACCTGATCGGAGACGACCTGGACACCCTGCTGGACTGCTACCCTGCGGAGCAAACCGAG CCGGGGGTCACGTCCTCAAGCTTCTGCGCCCCCATCCACGTGATGCCCACCTGTCTCCCTGCGCCCAGTCCCCAACTCCCGCCCGCCTTCTTCCCCTCTGCGGTCAGCCAGCTCAACAGCCTGGACAGTCCTGCGGTGGGAGCAGAGACCACCCTGGACGCTCTGGACGACCTCCTGCCCTCGCAGAGCCTGGACTCCTTGGACGACTTTTCTCCCATCAGCCTGGAGGCTGGGCGTTTCACGCCAGCTCCGCTCGAAGGGCTGGACTCCCTGGATTCCCTCTGCGACGCGTCACCCAGTTCTAAAGTGAGGGGCTCGGGCGAGGCAAAGGACCTCACCGTTCTGTTGAGTCAACTGGGCCCAGTGGAAAAGGCCCCCGATGTTGAGCTGGGCTGCATGAACGGGGGCGCGGTGCACCAGCTGGACATGTTTGACACAGACGTGTCCGCTGGGGTCACCACGCTCGACACGCTCTCCGACTTTGGCCCCTCAG GGGTGTCTGCCattcctgctgctgcctccaacACCACCCTCAAC ACCGCTGCCGAAGCCAAGCACCCGCTGGCCAGGACCCACGAGTTCCTGCAGGCCTGTGTCGCCTGTTTCCCTCGAGAAG GTCAGGGGGTTCACACCTTCGTCCACAAGCCCAACCTGGTCCACAACTGCGAGCGAGACATTCTCCTGTGCCGGCGAAAGTCCCCGGTCCCCGCAAAATGGACCAGAATTCGAGAGATACCCACATGGACATCCTTCACCGGACCCTTCGTGCTGTGCAGAG ATCTGATCGCCTCTGGAGACCTGGGCCTGTGCAAGTACGGCGAGGACTGCACCTTTGCCTTCAGCCAACTGGAGATTGACGTGTGGACGGCGGAGAGGAAGGGGGCGCTCAACAGACAGCTTCTGTTCCAGTTAGCCGCGCCGGCGCGGGACCCTATCGGCAACGTCGTGCGCTTACTGCAGGAGAACAAGGGCACGTTCATCTTCGTTTGTAAG GAGTGCTTCGACGGCAAACCCAGGATCATCAGCAAGCGCCTGAAGGCCAACCCGTCCGTCTGCTCCAACTTGGACGTCCACCATAACTTTGATGCCAACAA GTGCCTGGCTTTTGTGGTCCGGACCACCACGGTCAACTACAAGAAGGTCCGCCCCCTGAATGTCATGTGCCACCTGGACATTTGCCACAAAGCCGTGCGCTTTGGCTGCCAGCACGAGGACCAGTGCCGCTTCGCTCACTCCACTATTGAGCTCAAGACGTGGCGGGTTCAGCGCAGCACAG GAATCAGTCCGGAGGAGATTGTACGAGTCGCGGCCAATTTTTACGAGAGCGCAGAAAGAAAGCAGAAGGCAAAC TTTGCAGCAACAAACACTGGAAACCGAAAAGCGGGCGGAGCCACCAGGAAGAGCCTGAACATGAAGATGAAGTTCGTATGTGGCCAGTGTTGGCGGGACGGACGCATCACGGAGCCTGACAGGATCCTCAAGTACTGCTCAGCCAAGGCCCGACACCT GTGGAACAGGGAGCGGCAGATTCTGATGGTGAGGTCTCTGCATGAAACCAAATGGGCTCAGGTCCGGCCACTGCCACACTCCTCCAAGAACTTCCCTGCGCAATACGAG CTCTGCACCCGGATTCTGGAGAGGAACAGATGCACAGTGCCCAACTGCACGTTTGCCCACAGCCCGGAAGAGAGAGACATGTGGATGTACATGAAGAGCAACGACT TGCATGATATGCAGCAGATGTACAACATGTGGCTGTCGCTCAGCACCCAGAGCCAACCTGCAGAGGGCGCCGCACACCCCCCGCCCAACATGGAGGAGAAGTACATCATGATGCCGACAGACAACATGGAACCATCG AGCGGCTTCCACTGCCGGCTGTGCGGCAAGTACAGCAACAGCGAGCGCCAGTGGCAGCAGCACATCTCCACCGAGAAACACAAGGACCGGGTGTTCAGCtgcgagggggaggaggaggcgctgacCTGGAGCTACCGCTTCCCCGGCAAACAGCTGGAGCTCTGCCCAAA GCTCGGGGGGCACTGCCCAGACGGTGTCAGCTGCGACTTCGCCCACAGCACGGAGGAGCTCCAGGAGTGGCGCGAGAGGAGAGACTTCCTGCGACGGAAGTTGGACAGGGCCAGAGAAGAGTTGCTCATCATGCCTGACGAGTTTGACTTTGGAAAGTACAATTATCTACTCAAGTCTTAA
- the LOC128751272 gene encoding zinc finger CCCH domain-containing protein 7B-like isoform X1 gives MTSVEESEKESKLSWSEGKREFAASERRLQVTICLQSSSPRRGEFNGREARMDSLRHKRKTDISKSLAFIQLSLPYPEPADFKDFLVQLVHNLLEEGSDLITDGDLKEAEKEFSEGLDVSAYALAQGVEIPPVLLESLHVNRAGAHHRLKEYDKAVKDCDEALRLNRESRNALYRKAACLRDMGRLREAYNCATECLLLNRLDKEVNILAQKLAIQLGLKTRKPYISSKVPGSHFGHDSGPPENVSAAGGSSSGDTSIRTLTDDFSSASVLPAPPPPAVSPPPASDKTVPSAESDLIGDDLDTLLDCYPAEQTEPGVTSSSFCAPIHVMPTCLPAPSPQLPPAFFPSAVSQLNSLDSPAVGAETTLDALDDLLPSQSLDSLDDFSPISLEAGRFTPAPLEGLDSLDSLCDASPSSKVRGSGEAKDLTVLLSQLGPVEKAPDVELGCMNGGAVHQLDMFDTDVSAGVTTLDTLSDFGPSGVSAIPAAASNTTLNTAAEAKHPLARTHEFLQACVACFPREGQGVHTFVHKPNLVHNCERDILLCRRKSPVPAKWTRIREIPTWTSFTGPFVLCRGFQRSPSESILWRVWFHLSGPSDLIASGDLGLCKYGEDCTFAFSQLEIDVWTAERKGALNRQLLFQLAAPARDPIGNVVRLLQENKGTFIFVCKECFDGKPRIISKRLKANPSVCSNLDVHHNFDANKCLAFVVRTTTVNYKKVRPLNVMCHLDICHKAVRFGCQHEDQCRFAHSTIELKTWRVQRSTGISPEEIVRVAANFYESAERKQKANFAATNTGNRKAGGATRKSLNMKMKFVCGQCWRDGRITEPDRILKYCSAKARHLWNRERQILMVRSLHETKWAQVRPLPHSSKNFPAQYELCTRILERNRCTVPNCTFAHSPEERDMWMYMKSNDLHDMQQMYNMWLSLSTQSQPAEGAAHPPPNMEEKYIMMPTDNMEPSSGFHCRLCGKYSNSERQWQQHISTEKHKDRVFSCEGEEEALTWSYRFPGKQLELCPKLGGHCPDGVSCDFAHSTEELQEWRERRDFLRRKLDRAREELLIMPDEFDFGKYNYLLKS, from the exons ATTGTCCCTGCCATACCCCGAACCCGCTGACTTCAAG GACTTCCTGGTCCAGTTAGTGCACAACCTGCTGGAGGAAGGCAGCGACCTGATCACGGATGGAGACCTGAAGGAGGCGGAGAAAGAGTTCAGCGAAGGGCTGGATGTTTCTGCTTATGCCTTGGCGCAGGGGGTCGAGATTCCACCAGTTCTCCTGGAGAGTCTCCACGTCAACCGAGCGGGCGCTCACCACCGCCTG aaAGAGTACGACAAGGCAGTGAAGGACTGTGATGAGGCTCTGCGGCTCAACAGGGAGAGTCGCAACGCTCTCTACAGGAAGGCTGCGTGTCTTAGGGACATGGGACGTCTGAGGGAGGCGTACAACTGCGCCACCGAGTGCCTGCTGCTGAACCGTCTG GACAAAGAAGTGAACATTCTGGCGCAGAAACTCGCCATCCAACTTGGTCTGAAGACTAGAAAGCCCTACATCAGTTCCAAG gtGCCTGGCTCGCACTTTGGACACGACAGTGGTCCGCCAGAGAAtgtctctgctgcaggtgggtCTTCATCTGGAGACACTTCCATCAGAACCCTGACGGATGACTTCTCTTCAGCGAGTGTGCTGCCCGCCCCCCCGCCGCCCGCTGTCTCCCCCCCCCCGGCGTCCGACAAGACGGTCCCGTCGGCTGAATCGGACCTGATCGGAGACGACCTGGACACCCTGCTGGACTGCTACCCTGCGGAGCAAACCGAG CCGGGGGTCACGTCCTCAAGCTTCTGCGCCCCCATCCACGTGATGCCCACCTGTCTCCCTGCGCCCAGTCCCCAACTCCCGCCCGCCTTCTTCCCCTCTGCGGTCAGCCAGCTCAACAGCCTGGACAGTCCTGCGGTGGGAGCAGAGACCACCCTGGACGCTCTGGACGACCTCCTGCCCTCGCAGAGCCTGGACTCCTTGGACGACTTTTCTCCCATCAGCCTGGAGGCTGGGCGTTTCACGCCAGCTCCGCTCGAAGGGCTGGACTCCCTGGATTCCCTCTGCGACGCGTCACCCAGTTCTAAAGTGAGGGGCTCGGGCGAGGCAAAGGACCTCACCGTTCTGTTGAGTCAACTGGGCCCAGTGGAAAAGGCCCCCGATGTTGAGCTGGGCTGCATGAACGGGGGCGCGGTGCACCAGCTGGACATGTTTGACACAGACGTGTCCGCTGGGGTCACCACGCTCGACACGCTCTCCGACTTTGGCCCCTCAG GGGTGTCTGCCattcctgctgctgcctccaacACCACCCTCAAC ACCGCTGCCGAAGCCAAGCACCCGCTGGCCAGGACCCACGAGTTCCTGCAGGCCTGTGTCGCCTGTTTCCCTCGAGAAG GTCAGGGGGTTCACACCTTCGTCCACAAGCCCAACCTGGTCCACAACTGCGAGCGAGACATTCTCCTGTGCCGGCGAAAGTCCCCGGTCCCCGCAAAATGGACCAGAATTCGAGAGATACCCACATGGACATCCTTCACCGGACCCTTCGTGCTGTGCAGAGGTTTCCAACGCTCACCATCAGAATCCATCTTGTGGCGAGTTTGGTTCCATTTGTCTGGACCTTCAGATCTGATCGCCTCTGGAGACCTGGGCCTGTGCAAGTACGGCGAGGACTGCACCTTTGCCTTCAGCCAACTGGAGATTGACGTGTGGACGGCGGAGAGGAAGGGGGCGCTCAACAGACAGCTTCTGTTCCAGTTAGCCGCGCCGGCGCGGGACCCTATCGGCAACGTCGTGCGCTTACTGCAGGAGAACAAGGGCACGTTCATCTTCGTTTGTAAG GAGTGCTTCGACGGCAAACCCAGGATCATCAGCAAGCGCCTGAAGGCCAACCCGTCCGTCTGCTCCAACTTGGACGTCCACCATAACTTTGATGCCAACAA GTGCCTGGCTTTTGTGGTCCGGACCACCACGGTCAACTACAAGAAGGTCCGCCCCCTGAATGTCATGTGCCACCTGGACATTTGCCACAAAGCCGTGCGCTTTGGCTGCCAGCACGAGGACCAGTGCCGCTTCGCTCACTCCACTATTGAGCTCAAGACGTGGCGGGTTCAGCGCAGCACAG GAATCAGTCCGGAGGAGATTGTACGAGTCGCGGCCAATTTTTACGAGAGCGCAGAAAGAAAGCAGAAGGCAAAC TTTGCAGCAACAAACACTGGAAACCGAAAAGCGGGCGGAGCCACCAGGAAGAGCCTGAACATGAAGATGAAGTTCGTATGTGGCCAGTGTTGGCGGGACGGACGCATCACGGAGCCTGACAGGATCCTCAAGTACTGCTCAGCCAAGGCCCGACACCT GTGGAACAGGGAGCGGCAGATTCTGATGGTGAGGTCTCTGCATGAAACCAAATGGGCTCAGGTCCGGCCACTGCCACACTCCTCCAAGAACTTCCCTGCGCAATACGAG CTCTGCACCCGGATTCTGGAGAGGAACAGATGCACAGTGCCCAACTGCACGTTTGCCCACAGCCCGGAAGAGAGAGACATGTGGATGTACATGAAGAGCAACGACT TGCATGATATGCAGCAGATGTACAACATGTGGCTGTCGCTCAGCACCCAGAGCCAACCTGCAGAGGGCGCCGCACACCCCCCGCCCAACATGGAGGAGAAGTACATCATGATGCCGACAGACAACATGGAACCATCG AGCGGCTTCCACTGCCGGCTGTGCGGCAAGTACAGCAACAGCGAGCGCCAGTGGCAGCAGCACATCTCCACCGAGAAACACAAGGACCGGGTGTTCAGCtgcgagggggaggaggaggcgctgacCTGGAGCTACCGCTTCCCCGGCAAACAGCTGGAGCTCTGCCCAAA GCTCGGGGGGCACTGCCCAGACGGTGTCAGCTGCGACTTCGCCCACAGCACGGAGGAGCTCCAGGAGTGGCGCGAGAGGAGAGACTTCCTGCGACGGAAGTTGGACAGGGCCAGAGAAGAGTTGCTCATCATGCCTGACGAGTTTGACTTTGGAAAGTACAATTATCTACTCAAGTCTTAA
- the LOC128751272 gene encoding zinc finger CCCH domain-containing protein 7B-like isoform X2: protein MTSVEESEKESKLSWSEGKREFAASERRLQVTICLQSSSPRRGEFNGREARMDSLRHKRKTDISKSLAFIQLSLPYPEPADFKDFLVQLVHNLLEEGSDLITDGDLKEAEKEFSEGLDVSAYALAQGVEIPPVLLESLHVNRAGAHHRLKEYDKAVKDCDEALRLNRESRNALYRKAACLRDMGRLREAYNCATECLLLNRLDKEVNILAQKLAIQLGLKTRKPYISSKVPGSHFGHDSGPPENVSAAASVLPAPPPPAVSPPPASDKTVPSAESDLIGDDLDTLLDCYPAEQTEPGVTSSSFCAPIHVMPTCLPAPSPQLPPAFFPSAVSQLNSLDSPAVGAETTLDALDDLLPSQSLDSLDDFSPISLEAGRFTPAPLEGLDSLDSLCDASPSSKVRGSGEAKDLTVLLSQLGPVEKAPDVELGCMNGGAVHQLDMFDTDVSAGVTTLDTLSDFGPSGVSAIPAAASNTTLNTAAEAKHPLARTHEFLQACVACFPREGQGVHTFVHKPNLVHNCERDILLCRRKSPVPAKWTRIREIPTWTSFTGPFVLCRGFQRSPSESILWRVWFHLSGPSDLIASGDLGLCKYGEDCTFAFSQLEIDVWTAERKGALNRQLLFQLAAPARDPIGNVVRLLQENKGTFIFVCKECFDGKPRIISKRLKANPSVCSNLDVHHNFDANKCLAFVVRTTTVNYKKVRPLNVMCHLDICHKAVRFGCQHEDQCRFAHSTIELKTWRVQRSTGISPEEIVRVAANFYESAERKQKANFAATNTGNRKAGGATRKSLNMKMKFVCGQCWRDGRITEPDRILKYCSAKARHLWNRERQILMVRSLHETKWAQVRPLPHSSKNFPAQYELCTRILERNRCTVPNCTFAHSPEERDMWMYMKSNDLHDMQQMYNMWLSLSTQSQPAEGAAHPPPNMEEKYIMMPTDNMEPSSGFHCRLCGKYSNSERQWQQHISTEKHKDRVFSCEGEEEALTWSYRFPGKQLELCPKLGGHCPDGVSCDFAHSTEELQEWRERRDFLRRKLDRAREELLIMPDEFDFGKYNYLLKS, encoded by the exons ATTGTCCCTGCCATACCCCGAACCCGCTGACTTCAAG GACTTCCTGGTCCAGTTAGTGCACAACCTGCTGGAGGAAGGCAGCGACCTGATCACGGATGGAGACCTGAAGGAGGCGGAGAAAGAGTTCAGCGAAGGGCTGGATGTTTCTGCTTATGCCTTGGCGCAGGGGGTCGAGATTCCACCAGTTCTCCTGGAGAGTCTCCACGTCAACCGAGCGGGCGCTCACCACCGCCTG aaAGAGTACGACAAGGCAGTGAAGGACTGTGATGAGGCTCTGCGGCTCAACAGGGAGAGTCGCAACGCTCTCTACAGGAAGGCTGCGTGTCTTAGGGACATGGGACGTCTGAGGGAGGCGTACAACTGCGCCACCGAGTGCCTGCTGCTGAACCGTCTG GACAAAGAAGTGAACATTCTGGCGCAGAAACTCGCCATCCAACTTGGTCTGAAGACTAGAAAGCCCTACATCAGTTCCAAG gtGCCTGGCTCGCACTTTGGACACGACAGTGGTCCGCCAGAGAAtgtctctgctgcag CGAGTGTGCTGCCCGCCCCCCCGCCGCCCGCTGTCTCCCCCCCCCCGGCGTCCGACAAGACGGTCCCGTCGGCTGAATCGGACCTGATCGGAGACGACCTGGACACCCTGCTGGACTGCTACCCTGCGGAGCAAACCGAG CCGGGGGTCACGTCCTCAAGCTTCTGCGCCCCCATCCACGTGATGCCCACCTGTCTCCCTGCGCCCAGTCCCCAACTCCCGCCCGCCTTCTTCCCCTCTGCGGTCAGCCAGCTCAACAGCCTGGACAGTCCTGCGGTGGGAGCAGAGACCACCCTGGACGCTCTGGACGACCTCCTGCCCTCGCAGAGCCTGGACTCCTTGGACGACTTTTCTCCCATCAGCCTGGAGGCTGGGCGTTTCACGCCAGCTCCGCTCGAAGGGCTGGACTCCCTGGATTCCCTCTGCGACGCGTCACCCAGTTCTAAAGTGAGGGGCTCGGGCGAGGCAAAGGACCTCACCGTTCTGTTGAGTCAACTGGGCCCAGTGGAAAAGGCCCCCGATGTTGAGCTGGGCTGCATGAACGGGGGCGCGGTGCACCAGCTGGACATGTTTGACACAGACGTGTCCGCTGGGGTCACCACGCTCGACACGCTCTCCGACTTTGGCCCCTCAG GGGTGTCTGCCattcctgctgctgcctccaacACCACCCTCAAC ACCGCTGCCGAAGCCAAGCACCCGCTGGCCAGGACCCACGAGTTCCTGCAGGCCTGTGTCGCCTGTTTCCCTCGAGAAG GTCAGGGGGTTCACACCTTCGTCCACAAGCCCAACCTGGTCCACAACTGCGAGCGAGACATTCTCCTGTGCCGGCGAAAGTCCCCGGTCCCCGCAAAATGGACCAGAATTCGAGAGATACCCACATGGACATCCTTCACCGGACCCTTCGTGCTGTGCAGAGGTTTCCAACGCTCACCATCAGAATCCATCTTGTGGCGAGTTTGGTTCCATTTGTCTGGACCTTCAGATCTGATCGCCTCTGGAGACCTGGGCCTGTGCAAGTACGGCGAGGACTGCACCTTTGCCTTCAGCCAACTGGAGATTGACGTGTGGACGGCGGAGAGGAAGGGGGCGCTCAACAGACAGCTTCTGTTCCAGTTAGCCGCGCCGGCGCGGGACCCTATCGGCAACGTCGTGCGCTTACTGCAGGAGAACAAGGGCACGTTCATCTTCGTTTGTAAG GAGTGCTTCGACGGCAAACCCAGGATCATCAGCAAGCGCCTGAAGGCCAACCCGTCCGTCTGCTCCAACTTGGACGTCCACCATAACTTTGATGCCAACAA GTGCCTGGCTTTTGTGGTCCGGACCACCACGGTCAACTACAAGAAGGTCCGCCCCCTGAATGTCATGTGCCACCTGGACATTTGCCACAAAGCCGTGCGCTTTGGCTGCCAGCACGAGGACCAGTGCCGCTTCGCTCACTCCACTATTGAGCTCAAGACGTGGCGGGTTCAGCGCAGCACAG GAATCAGTCCGGAGGAGATTGTACGAGTCGCGGCCAATTTTTACGAGAGCGCAGAAAGAAAGCAGAAGGCAAAC TTTGCAGCAACAAACACTGGAAACCGAAAAGCGGGCGGAGCCACCAGGAAGAGCCTGAACATGAAGATGAAGTTCGTATGTGGCCAGTGTTGGCGGGACGGACGCATCACGGAGCCTGACAGGATCCTCAAGTACTGCTCAGCCAAGGCCCGACACCT GTGGAACAGGGAGCGGCAGATTCTGATGGTGAGGTCTCTGCATGAAACCAAATGGGCTCAGGTCCGGCCACTGCCACACTCCTCCAAGAACTTCCCTGCGCAATACGAG CTCTGCACCCGGATTCTGGAGAGGAACAGATGCACAGTGCCCAACTGCACGTTTGCCCACAGCCCGGAAGAGAGAGACATGTGGATGTACATGAAGAGCAACGACT TGCATGATATGCAGCAGATGTACAACATGTGGCTGTCGCTCAGCACCCAGAGCCAACCTGCAGAGGGCGCCGCACACCCCCCGCCCAACATGGAGGAGAAGTACATCATGATGCCGACAGACAACATGGAACCATCG AGCGGCTTCCACTGCCGGCTGTGCGGCAAGTACAGCAACAGCGAGCGCCAGTGGCAGCAGCACATCTCCACCGAGAAACACAAGGACCGGGTGTTCAGCtgcgagggggaggaggaggcgctgacCTGGAGCTACCGCTTCCCCGGCAAACAGCTGGAGCTCTGCCCAAA GCTCGGGGGGCACTGCCCAGACGGTGTCAGCTGCGACTTCGCCCACAGCACGGAGGAGCTCCAGGAGTGGCGCGAGAGGAGAGACTTCCTGCGACGGAAGTTGGACAGGGCCAGAGAAGAGTTGCTCATCATGCCTGACGAGTTTGACTTTGGAAAGTACAATTATCTACTCAAGTCTTAA